The window TCCCCTGTCCGGCCGCGAGCACGACTCCGTACATACGAGGGGAGAACGCAACACCGCCGTATAGAAGCCTCGGTCGTGACAGCGGCTCACGGTGACGCGGATCCGATCGCCGGAGGTCGGTGACGTGGGCCCGATCGTCGGCGCGGGCCGTCCTCGGCACCGCTCCGATTACCGCCCCGTCGAGTTCCGGTACCACTTTTATGCGCCCACGACGCACTCCCAGCAATGCCTTCGCTCGACGACGTCACCGTCCTCGTGCCCACCTACGACGAGGCCGAGACGATCGGTCAGGTCATCGACGACTTCCGCGAGGCCGGGTTCGACGACGTCCTCGTCGTCGACGGCGGCTCCGACGACGACACCGACGACATCGCCGCCGAGCACGGCGCGCGCGTCGTCTACCAGACCGGATCCGGCAAGGGCCAGGCCGTCCGCGAGGGCGTGCGCGAACACGTCGACCGCGAGTACGTGCTGATGCTCGACGGCGACGCGACCTACCGGGCCGCCGACGCCGAGGCGATGCTCGAACCGCTCTTCGAGGGCGAGGCCGAGCACGTCATCGGCGACCGCTTCGCGGACATGCGCGAGGGCGCGATGACGCGCTTCAACAAGCTCGGAAACCGCCTGATCAACCGCGGGTTCGCGTACGTCCACGGCGAGGAGTTCGGCGACATCCTCTCGGGCTACCGCGCGTTCACGCGCGAGTCGTTCCGTCGGATGACCCTCTCTTCGGACGGGTTCGGCATCGAGACCGAGATGGCCGTCGAGTGTGCGAAGCGCGGGATCGAGACGACGGTCGTCCCGATCACGTACCTGCCGCGGCCCTCCGGGTCGGACACCAACCTCCGGCCGATCCGCGACGGCGGGATCATCTTCCTCGAACTGTACCGCCGCGCGAAGACCAACAACCCGCTCTTTTACTTCGGCAGTCTCGGCGTGATGTCGACCGTCGCCGGCCTCGTCATCGCCGTCTACGTCGGGATCGAGTGGGTCACCGTGAACGTCTCCCACGAGGTGCTCGCGGTCGTCTCCGCGTTCGGGATCATCGTCGGCGTCCAACTGCTGATGTTCGGCGTGTTGGCCGATCTGATCCTGACGCTGCACCGGGACACGCTGCAGAAGATCGACGAGGAGACCTGATCGGCGTCGGTCGCTATGTCGCCTGCGTCGTTGCGTCTCTCTCCCGTCATCCGAACAGGGTGATAGCCATCACACTGTACGGCTAGGCGAGCGGACGCGATTCCTCGATCCCGAGTTTGTCTTCGACGCTGCTGTTCCTGAACAGAGTTATTACCTGGTTGTACCGCGAGGCGAGCGAATGCGAGCCTCGCGGCGTTTTTCCCTCCAGGTTTTTGCGCGGTGGGTTCCCGCAGCGAACGCAGTGAGCGAGGAAACCCACCGTGGAAAAAGGTGGGGGTGACTTAGAAGGGGAGAAGCGCCCGCAGCTGTGAGAAGATCCCGCCACCGGAGGCGCGGTACTCCTCGAAGACGGGGTGCAGCGCGTCGAGTAGTTCCCGCTTGCTGTCGAACTGGCTCGGGCCGACCGCGGCGAGCGCCTCCGAGAGCGCGACCGAATTGCCGTTGGCGTCGTAGGGGATCGCGGGATCGTTGAGTTCGCGGACGATCTCGTCGGTCGTCGCGGGAAACGAGAGATCGGTCTCCGAGAGATAAGGGGTGAGCGCCGCGATGCCGAACTCCAGGGAGTCGGGGTCGTCGCCGCCCTGCTGCGGTGGTCTGACAGCCATCGGAGACCGCTACGGCTCGGGGGATGGAAAAACCCCCGGCTCCCGTTCGACGGGGCGAAAAGCGGCGCCGCGTCGGGCCGCAGTGCCGACTCCACAGGGTTTTGTCCGCGCGACGCCTCACACCGTCCAGACGATGACCGAGTACACGACCGTCTCGATCCCGAAGGACCTCGCCGAGCGGGTCGACGAGACCATCGAGGGGACCAGCTTTTCGAGCACCAGCGACCTCGTGCGCTTCCTCCTGCGGAGCATCGTCATCCAGTACCAGCGCGAGGGCGAACTGACGGAAGCGGAGTTCGAGGACATCGCCGAACAGCTCACGGACCTGGGGTACCTGGATCGGTAGCGCCTCTACCCGGCGACCGTCTCCTCCGGCGGCTCGACGTCGAGGACGTCGAGGTCCAGTTCGCGGTCGTTCCGGTCGAAGGCCGCACACGACGCCTCGTCCCAGGGCGGCACCGCGACCACCAGCGCGGCGGCGAAGGTATCCTCGCGCGTCGCTTCCAGCGGCCCCTGCGGATGCGAGACGAACCGGGCGCGCCCCCGGCCCGCGGGCGTGCCGAGGTCGACGCCGAAGACGGCCGTCACGGAGCCGCTCGCCTCCGGGAAGTAGAAGTGGGTGAGCACCGGCGTCTCGGGATCGAGGTCCAGATCCGCCTGGAACTCGCCGGCCGGTGTCGACGCGAGCACGACGCTGACCGACGACGGTTCCTCCGCGTCGGCCATCTCCAAGAGGGCGTCCAAGAGCCCGCGCGTGATGTAGACCACGACGGGGTAAACGGCCGCACGGGTCAAAACGCCGTCGGACGTGCGGCGGTTCGGCCCGCGCGTCGCTGGGGACGGACCGGCTGTCGACGGAGGCGACCCGCGAATCGACGGAGCCGTCCGACGTATCGGTGTAGCAGCAGCCGTTCGTCGCGTTCGACCGACGACGCTACGACAGCAACTCCCTGAGCGCCCGCCCGTAGGCTCCCGGCAGGTTCGACCGCGCGTTGTCGAGTGCGTCCCGGAGCGCGGCTCCCGCATCGGTGGACACGCCCGCGCCGTGGCCGACGAGGACCCGTTCGGGATCGTACCCCGAGAGCGCGCGCCGGGGCGGGACCGGACGCAGCATCGGATGGACGCCGAGGCGTTCGCCGGGCGCACAGAAGTACGAGACGGTGCCGACCGCCTCCGGAACCAGGAGCGTTCCCTCCTCGGGGTGATACAGGCCGACCTCCTGCCACGGCGGGAGGTCGGAGTCGCGGATCCGGAAGGACTCGTAGCCCGAATCGGCCAATTCGCTCCCGAAGCGCTCGACCGGCGCGTCGAGTTCCGCCGCCACGCCGGTCATCCACTGCGGAACGTAGACCGGGACGTCGTACCGCCTCGCGAGCGCCGCCGAGTCGCGTTTGTGTCGGTCCAGGCCGACGACGACGCCCGCGACGTCGCCGAACTCCGCGAGCAGCGCGTCGAGGTCGGGCGCGTCCACCGGATCCACCACCCAGAGGCCGCCGTCGTCGCCGACGAGCGCGTGGCTGGCTCGTTGCATCGTCTCTCCCGGATGGGCGATCCAGCCGACGCCTCGCTCCCACCGGTCGATCTCGCGGTACCCGTCGCCGTCGCCGCCCTTCATCGGCATACCCGACACTCCGAGCGCGATCCGGATAAAGCTCCTCGCCGACGGGGACGCGCCCTGACGCGCGATTGTGGACGGAGCGGGTCGATCGGGCGAGTCGGAGCCGGTGGGTCCACCCGGGCGAGTCGGCCGAGACGAATCGAAGCGAGGCCGACCGTGGCAATCGCCTCCCCCGGAACTGGAGGGACGGAATGTCGTAGCCGGGACACCTTTGGGGGGATCACTCCTACGTGGGGAGTACGCTATGTCTGATGCACGCTCTGACGTCCCTTCGATGGGTCGGGTCCGACGCTCGATGTACGATGTCGTCCGCGAGGCGTTCATCTCCGGGCTCGCCGTCGTCGTCCCGCTCGTGATCACGGTCGCCGTCTTCCTCTTCCTGTTCAACGCGGTCTACGGGTATCTGAACCTGTTCTCGGAGGCCATCGTCGCGCTCCCGGTCGTCTCGCTCATCCCGGAGGTGCTGAACGTGAGTCCCGCGACGGTCGTCGAAGCGGCGGCGCCCGTCGTCGTCTTCGGTGCCGTCCTCGGGATCGGGCTCGTGGTGAACAGCTCGCGGTACGGCGAGCGCGCCGTCGAGTACTTCGACTACGTGATGGTGCAGATCCCGGGGATCGGCTCGGTCTACGAGAGCTTTCGACGGATGAGCGACGTGGTGCTCGAATCCGACGCCGAGAACTTCCGCGAGGTGAAGCTGGTCGAGTTCCCCCACGAGGGCGCCTACACCATCGGCTTCGTGACGACGGAGACGCCGGAGGTGCTGCGGTCGGCGGCGGGCCACGAGGAGATGTACACGCTGTTTCTCCCGCTCGCGCCCAACCCCGTGATGGGCGGACACCTCGTGCACCTCCCCGAGAGCCGGGTGATGGACGTCGAGATGAGCGTCGAGGAGGGCGTCCAGGCGATCGTCACGAGCGGCGTGGCGATGACCGGTCGCGGCGACGACGGGCTCTCGCCGGAGGAGTTGAACTCGCTGTCACCGGGCGAGGTCGGAACCGCCGAGCGCGACGCGGGATCCGCGTCCGAGTCCGGTTCGGAACCCGACCGTCGAACGGGAGCCGCCGGCGACGGCGACGAACCGGCCGACCGGTACGACGACCGGATCGATCCCGAGCACGCCGAGACGCCGGCGGATCTGGTTCGCCGGGCGCGTTCGGACGAAACGGACCGCGGGGACGGCGGCTGACGGGCCGACGGCGGTGATCGAGCAACGCTGACGGGTCGACGGCAGCGGGCAGACGACGGGCGACCGGAAGACCCAGGCCCTCTCGCGCCGCTCCGGTACGTATGCCCTTCGAACTTCGCGAACACACCGCCGACGTCGCCGTCGAGGCGACCGCTTCGACCCTCTCGGCGCTGTTCGGCTCGGTCGCCGACGGACTCGCCGCGGCGTCTTGCGACGCCGTCGCCGAACGCGCGGCGGGATCGGCGGCGGACGACCCCGACGGGGCCGAGCCGACGCTCCCGGCGATCGACGCCGAGACGTTCGAGGTCTCGGTCGCGTCCGAGGGTCCGGAGGCGCTCCTGTTCGACTACCTCG is drawn from Halobellus limi and contains these coding sequences:
- the aglJ gene encoding S-layer glycoprotein N-glycosyltransferase AglJ, with protein sequence MPSLDDVTVLVPTYDEAETIGQVIDDFREAGFDDVLVVDGGSDDDTDDIAAEHGARVVYQTGSGKGQAVREGVREHVDREYVLMLDGDATYRAADAEAMLEPLFEGEAEHVIGDRFADMREGAMTRFNKLGNRLINRGFAYVHGEEFGDILSGYRAFTRESFRRMTLSSDGFGIETEMAVECAKRGIETTVVPITYLPRPSGSDTNLRPIRDGGIIFLELYRRAKTNNPLFYFGSLGVMSTVAGLVIAVYVGIEWVTVNVSHEVLAVVSAFGIIVGVQLLMFGVLADLILTLHRDTLQKIDEET
- a CDS encoding DUF5789 family protein: MAVRPPQQGGDDPDSLEFGIAALTPYLSETDLSFPATTDEIVRELNDPAIPYDANGNSVALSEALAAVGPSQFDSKRELLDALHPVFEEYRASGGGIFSQLRALLPF
- a CDS encoding ribbon-helix-helix domain-containing protein, which codes for MTEYTTVSIPKDLAERVDETIEGTSFSSTSDLVRFLLRSIVIQYQREGELTEAEFEDIAEQLTDLGYLDR
- a CDS encoding DUF4336 domain-containing protein, which encodes MPMKGGDGDGYREIDRWERGVGWIAHPGETMQRASHALVGDDGGLWVVDPVDAPDLDALLAEFGDVAGVVVGLDRHKRDSAALARRYDVPVYVPQWMTGVAAELDAPVERFGSELADSGYESFRIRDSDLPPWQEVGLYHPEEGTLLVPEAVGTVSYFCAPGERLGVHPMLRPVPPRRALSGYDPERVLVGHGAGVSTDAGAALRDALDNARSNLPGAYGRALRELLS
- a CDS encoding DUF502 domain-containing protein translates to MSDARSDVPSMGRVRRSMYDVVREAFISGLAVVVPLVITVAVFLFLFNAVYGYLNLFSEAIVALPVVSLIPEVLNVSPATVVEAAAPVVVFGAVLGIGLVVNSSRYGERAVEYFDYVMVQIPGIGSVYESFRRMSDVVLESDAENFREVKLVEFPHEGAYTIGFVTTETPEVLRSAAGHEEMYTLFLPLAPNPVMGGHLVHLPESRVMDVEMSVEEGVQAIVTSGVAMTGRGDDGLSPEELNSLSPGEVGTAERDAGSASESGSEPDRRTGAAGDGDEPADRYDDRIDPEHAETPADLVRRARSDETDRGDGG